The following proteins are co-located in the Micromonospora coriariae genome:
- a CDS encoding serine/threonine-protein kinase, giving the protein MTAALHAGRLLARRYRLLDQIGAGGMSVIWRARDEVLDRVVALKVLAPSLAADARFRDMVREEARAAAQLVHPHVTSVHDYGETVAPDGATTSFVVMELLSGEELKLRLTEGPLPWAEAVQVGAQVADALAAAHRLGIVHRDITPANVMMTGVGVKVLDFGIATRIGAPDEDEDGGTFGTPAYVAPERLDGAPAQPATDVYSLGVLLHEALTGRVPYPADTWEQLSDALTSGPPPTLAGLPELPPAVARICLRSLARDPADRPTARQVATVLRAHLLPADTTPVPPPPRPPATPVPAAGGEGAAGPGGGAAVPADAGPDRRRRPLLLIAAVLAVGVALTVAALLPEQRATPRTQPTAGPAPTASSGPTVTESSRPAAAPSAPGSTGSPPAGPGTLMEAANRVDGLIGAGLTSGEIRADVGLDLRNELHNLTATVGSGRNDLAPPVARLREKVTVRRGEGGISQAYAERLDAAIAELGAARV; this is encoded by the coding sequence GTGACGGCAGCACTGCACGCGGGCCGGTTGCTGGCCCGCAGGTACCGACTTCTCGACCAGATCGGCGCGGGCGGCATGTCGGTCATCTGGCGTGCACGGGACGAGGTGCTGGACCGGGTCGTCGCGCTCAAGGTGCTCGCACCGTCGCTGGCCGCCGACGCCCGCTTCCGGGACATGGTGCGCGAGGAGGCCAGAGCCGCCGCCCAGCTGGTGCACCCGCACGTGACATCGGTGCACGACTACGGCGAGACGGTCGCCCCGGACGGCGCCACCACCTCCTTCGTGGTGATGGAGCTGCTCAGCGGTGAGGAGTTGAAGCTGCGGCTCACCGAGGGCCCGCTGCCGTGGGCCGAGGCGGTCCAGGTCGGCGCGCAGGTCGCGGACGCGCTGGCCGCCGCCCACCGGCTCGGCATCGTGCACCGGGACATCACGCCGGCCAACGTGATGATGACCGGGGTGGGCGTCAAGGTGCTCGACTTCGGCATCGCCACCCGGATCGGCGCTCCCGACGAGGACGAGGACGGCGGCACCTTCGGCACCCCGGCGTACGTGGCCCCGGAGCGGCTCGACGGCGCGCCCGCCCAGCCGGCGACCGACGTGTACTCGCTCGGCGTGCTGCTGCACGAGGCGCTGACCGGCCGGGTCCCCTACCCCGCGGACACCTGGGAGCAGCTCAGCGACGCGCTGACCAGCGGCCCACCGCCGACGCTGGCCGGGCTGCCGGAGCTGCCCCCTGCGGTGGCCCGGATCTGCCTGCGCAGCCTGGCCAGGGATCCGGCCGACCGGCCGACCGCCCGGCAGGTCGCCACTGTGCTGCGTGCGCACCTGCTGCCTGCCGACACCACCCCGGTGCCCCCGCCGCCCCGGCCGCCGGCCACCCCCGTCCCGGCTGCCGGCGGCGAAGGGGCGGCGGGACCGGGTGGCGGAGCAGCCGTACCGGCCGACGCCGGGCCCGACCGCCGCCGACGGCCGCTGCTGCTGATCGCGGCGGTCCTGGCGGTCGGCGTGGCGCTGACCGTCGCGGCCCTGCTGCCCGAACAGCGGGCGACACCGCGGACGCAGCCCACCGCCGGTCCGGCGCCGACCGCGTCGAGTGGCCCGACGGTCACCGAGTCATCCCGTCCAGCCGCGGCACCGTCGGCACCGGGAAGCACCGGCTCGCCCCCCGCCGGGCCGGGCACGCTGATGGAGGCCGCCAACCGGGTCGACGGGCTGATCGGCGCCGGGTTGACCTCCGGGGAGATCCGCGCCGACGTCGGCCTCGACCTGCGCAACGAGCTGCATAACCTGACCGCCACTGTCGGCTCCGGCCGGAACGACCTGGCGCCGCCGGTGGCCCGGCTGCGCGAGAAGGTCACGGTCCGGCGGGGCGAGGGCGGCATCAGCCAGGCGTACGCGGAGCGGCTGGACGCCGCCATCGCCGAGCTGGGTGCCGCCCGGGTCTGA
- a CDS encoding BON domain-containing protein has protein sequence MSTATDVRDDQRIQRDVLAELAWDARLQPNEIGVTVDQGVVTLTGFVDGAARGWAAVRCAQRVRGVRVVADEIEVRLPGTPGRTDAEIAIAASRALEWDSFVPAERLDVTVANGWLMLRGEVEFGWQRRTAEGELRRLDGVRGITNLVEVRPPTPPAADRLRRDVQRALRRTLGADRVTVEVDGDTLVLAGVVRSWWERDQVERVAWSAPGVRIVHDQLLVGG, from the coding sequence ATGAGCACGGCGACGGATGTCCGCGACGACCAGCGGATCCAGCGCGACGTCCTGGCCGAGCTGGCCTGGGACGCGCGGCTGCAACCGAACGAGATCGGCGTGACCGTCGACCAGGGTGTGGTCACCCTCACCGGGTTCGTGGACGGGGCCGCCCGCGGTTGGGCGGCGGTCCGCTGCGCGCAGCGGGTCCGCGGGGTCCGGGTGGTGGCCGACGAGATCGAGGTGCGGCTGCCGGGGACACCGGGGCGTACCGACGCGGAGATCGCCATCGCCGCCAGCCGCGCGCTGGAGTGGGACAGCTTCGTGCCGGCCGAGCGGCTGGACGTGACCGTCGCCAACGGCTGGCTGATGCTCCGCGGTGAGGTCGAGTTCGGGTGGCAGCGCCGCACCGCCGAGGGGGAGCTACGCCGGTTGGACGGCGTGCGGGGGATCACCAACCTGGTCGAGGTGCGTCCGCCGACGCCACCGGCCGCTGACCGGCTACGACGGGACGTGCAGCGCGCGCTGCGGCGGACGCTCGGCGCCGACCGGGTGACGGTCGAGGTCGACGGCGACACGCTGGTCCTCGCCGGGGTGGTCCGCTCGTGGTGGGAACGCGACCAGGTCGAGCGGGTGGCCTGGTCCGCGCCCGGGGTGCGGATCGTCCACGACCAGCTCCTGGTCGGCGGGTGA
- a CDS encoding glycosyltransferase family 4 protein: MVVPPWLSVPPPGYGGLEQVVAGLVDALTGHGHEVTLFGAGVHHGTAAGGFVSTVPEVQYARLGESLPELAHLARVNRMITAGDFDVIHDHTTIGPLVAGRRSVPTVATVHGNPVGEYGDVLSEVDRGVALVAISHAQRRLNPVLPWAGTVHNALDPRGFPRKTAPGPGPVLWLARFSPDKGPDVAIRACRAAGLPLLLAGKCNEPAERRYYEQVVAPLVGDDVTVVLNADRAETLRMLVDARCLIMPIQWEEPFGMVMLEAMATGTPVVAFDRGAVPELVRPGVTGLVCEQPEELPAALLAAKGLDPAACVAHVAENFSVERLAYGYEEIFRRFLAGRHDVRESVRVAAR; this comes from the coding sequence ATGGTGGTGCCGCCATGGCTGTCCGTGCCGCCGCCCGGCTACGGCGGCCTCGAGCAGGTGGTCGCCGGGCTGGTGGACGCGCTGACCGGGCACGGGCACGAGGTGACCCTGTTCGGTGCCGGCGTACACCACGGCACCGCCGCCGGCGGCTTCGTCTCCACCGTTCCCGAGGTCCAGTACGCGCGACTCGGCGAGTCGTTGCCCGAACTGGCCCACCTGGCCCGGGTGAATCGGATGATCACGGCAGGCGACTTCGACGTGATCCACGACCACACCACCATCGGCCCGCTCGTGGCCGGCCGCCGGTCCGTGCCGACCGTGGCGACGGTGCACGGTAACCCGGTGGGGGAGTACGGCGACGTGCTCAGCGAGGTCGACCGGGGGGTCGCCCTGGTGGCCATCTCGCACGCCCAGCGCCGGCTCAACCCGGTCCTGCCCTGGGCCGGCACGGTGCACAACGCACTGGACCCGCGCGGGTTTCCGCGCAAGACGGCGCCCGGCCCAGGGCCGGTGCTGTGGTTGGCCCGGTTCAGCCCGGACAAGGGCCCGGACGTCGCCATCCGGGCGTGCCGGGCGGCCGGGCTGCCGCTGCTGCTGGCCGGCAAGTGCAACGAGCCGGCCGAGCGCCGGTACTACGAGCAGGTAGTCGCGCCGCTCGTCGGCGACGACGTGACAGTCGTGTTGAACGCCGACCGCGCGGAAACCCTTCGGATGCTGGTCGACGCCCGCTGCCTGATCATGCCGATCCAGTGGGAGGAGCCGTTCGGCATGGTGATGTTGGAGGCGATGGCCACCGGTACTCCGGTGGTCGCCTTCGACCGTGGTGCGGTGCCGGAGCTGGTCCGGCCCGGAGTGACCGGCCTGGTCTGCGAGCAGCCGGAGGAGCTGCCCGCGGCGTTGCTTGCGGCGAAGGGACTCGACCCGGCGGCCTGCGTGGCGCACGTCGCGGAGAACTTCTCGGTCGAGCGGTTGGCGTACGGCTACGAGGAGATCTTCCGACGCTTCCTCGCCGGCCGGCACGACGTCCGCGAGTCGGTCCGGGTGGCGGCCCGCTGA